In the Syngnathus scovelli strain Florida chromosome 8, RoL_Ssco_1.2, whole genome shotgun sequence genome, one interval contains:
- the ssb gene encoding lupus La protein has product MSEQMSSVEVKVARQVEYYFGDHNLLRDKFLKEQLQLDDGWVTLETMLKFNRLKSLTSDANVIISALKKSPSGLLEVSEDKTKIRRCPEKPLPELNDEYKDAIKHKSVYMKGFPLGTSLDEIQEWLNGKGNIENIQMRRDMERQFKGSVFICFDTEESSKKFLERPDIKSFKDNEMLVLSREAYHAKKAEERKQHKAQTKAKVKQDKEQQQKHAEEKTMDQLLEEYSGSLLNFSGELQDVSREDFHAVFSEHKRIKWVDFTRGAKEGNLLFDGNAKEAFEKAKEANDGELKVKNNVVTWKLLEGEEEKEVLKKIIKAQQESLSRNKDRGRGKSGGRGRGGRKGKGGRDQNRTQYQGKKTKFESDDEEEAAPAAPKRELEEADGPAAKVAKTENGS; this is encoded by the exons ATGTCTGAACAAATGTCCTCAGTTGAAGTGAAAGTGGCTCGACAAGTCGag TACTACTTTGGGGATCACAATCTTCTCAGGGACAAGTTTCTGAAAGAACAACTTCAGCTTGATGATGGCTGGGTCACATTGGAGACAATGCTCAAATTTAACAG ACTAAAATCGCTCACCTCTGATGCCAACGTCATCATTTCCGCTCTCAAGAAATCACCAAGTGGCCTTTTGGAAGTCAGCGAAGATAAGACAAAAATCAGGAGGTGTCCTGAAAAACCTTTACCTGAACTGAACGACGAGTACAAAGATGCTATCAAGCACAAATCTGTCTACATG AAAGGTTTTCCCTTGGGAACCTCCCTTGATGAGATCCAGGAGTGGTTGAATGGCAAAGGCAACATAGAAAACATTCAAATGAGGAGGGATATGGAGAGGCAGTTCAAG GGTTCAGTGTTTATCTGTTTTGACACGGAAGAGTCATCCAAGAAGTTCCTTGAACGTCCCGACATCAAATCATTCAAAGACAATGAGATGCTTGTGTTatcaag GGAAGCCTATCATGCAAAGAAAGCAGAAGAGAGAAAACAACACAAAGCACAGACAAAAGCAAAAGTGAAACA GGATAAAGAACAGCAACAGAAGCATGCGGAAGAGAAAACTATG GATCAGCTCTTGGAAGAGTACTCGGGTTCTTTGTTAAATTTCTCTGGCGAGCTGCAAGATGTTTCCAGAGAGGACTTTCATGCCGTGTTCTCCGAGCATAAACGAATCAAGTGGGTCGATTTTACAAGAGGGGCCAAAGAG GGCAACCTCCTCTTTGATGGAAATGCAAAAGAAGCATTTGAGAAGGCCAAAGAGGCGAATGACGGCGAGCTTAAAGTGAAGAACAACGTCGTTACTTGGAAGCTGCTTGAAGGGGAAGAGGAAAAAGAGGTCTTGAAGAAGATCATTAAAGCGCAACAAGAATCACTCAGCCGGAATAAAGACAGAG GCAGGGGAAAATCCGGCggtagaggaagaggaggtcgCAAAGGGAAAGGGGGAAGAGATCAAAACAGAACTCAATACCAGGGCAAGAAGACGAAATTTGAAAGTGATGACGAGGAGGAGGCGG CCCCTGCAGCCCCAAAGAGAGAACTCGAGGAAGCCGATGGTCCCGCGGCTAAGGTGGCCAAAACTGAAAATGGATCCTAA
- the klhl23 gene encoding kelch-like protein 23, translating to MEKSNQEQQSSTRIDGQKKDTMSQKLNDVYTYEFCDPDHPAEILDALRHFYLNGLFTDITLQCADDSERVFRCHKALLSARSSYFQIMFTADMKERSNSVIKLAGVDCEVLAVLVDYVYTAQVSITEKNVQSLLEAADLLQFISVKRACESFLVRLLDVDNCLGMHAFAQLHLCPRLERESRRVMLSRFAELIQQEEFLELDSNKIRTLLQKLNVPRDELLIDAVTKWVIHDLENRMHRTVDLLRSMHLDLDEITFQQCLATSDERFKSTLTQALTPKSKARTADGKTNIYVIGGYYWHPLCEVHIWEPTSDTWQRGKDMPDHARESYSVALLGADIYVTGGYRTNTVEALDAVFIYSCDYDEWTEASPMITARYYHCSVALHGCIYAIGGYRGGAPEQETEWYDPLKKKWFPGARMIQGVGNATAGVMGDKIYVTGGHYGFRGSCTYEKIQVYMSDIKEWSIITISPHPEYGLCSVSLENKLYLVGGQTTIADCYDTQREEWSSISVMKERRMECGAAVINGCIYVTGGYSYSKGTYLQSIEKYDPKLDTWEIVGTLPSPSRSHGCVCVYSV from the exons atGGAGAAGAGCAACCAGGAACAACAGTCATCGACGAGAATTGATGGACAAAAGAAAG ATACAATGTCACAGAAGCTGAATGACGTCTACACCTATGAGTTCTGCGACCCGGATCATCCAGCTGAGATTCTGGATGCCCTCAGGCATTTCTACCTCAATGGACTTTTTACAGACATCACTCTGCAATGCGCCGATGACTCGGAGCGGGTGTTCCGCTGCCACAAGGCGCTACTGTCTGCCAGGAGCTCCTATTTCCAGATTATGTTCACAGCTGATATGAAGGAGAGGTCCAACAGTGTCATCAAGCTGGCCGGAGTAGATTGCGAGGTTCTAGCGGTTTTGGTGGATTACGTTTACACGGCTCAAGTGAGCATCACGGAGAAGAATGTGCAAAGCCTGCTGGAGGCCGCTGATCTGCTGCAGTTCATCTCGGTCAAACGTGCGTGTGAAAGTTTCCTAGTTCGCCTTCTAGATGTTGACAACTGCTTGGGCATGCATGCGTTCGCTCAACTCCACCTATGTCCGCGACTGGAACGTGAGTCCAGGAGGGTGATGCTGAGCAGGTTTGCAGAACTGATCCAGCAAGAGGAGTTCCTGGAACTGGACTCCAATAAGATTCGGACGTTACTGCAGAAACTCAACGTGCCGAGGGATGAACTGCTGATTGACGCGGTGACCAAATGGGTGATCCACGACTTGGAGAACCGTATGCATCGCACTGTGGACCTGTTGCGGTCAATGCATCTGGACCTGGATGAGATTACTTTCCAGCAGTGCCTAGCAACGAGTGACGAAAGATTCAAATCGACGCTCACTCAGGCTCTGACCCCCAAAAGTAAAGCGAGAACCGCAGATGGAAAAACCAACATTTACGTTATTGGAGGATACTACTGGCATCCTCTTTGTGAAGTTCACATATGGGAGCCTACAAGCGACACATGGCAGCGAGGAAAAGACATGCCGGACCATGCGAGAGAGAGCTACAGCGTGGCTTTACTCGGGGCTGACATCTACGTGACAGGAGGCTACAGGACCAACACGGTCGAGGCCCTTGACGCGGTTTTTATTTACAGCTGTGACTATGACGAGTGGACGGAGGCGAGCCCCATGATCACAGCCAGATATTATCATTGTTCGGTTGCTTTGCACGGCTGTATTTATGCTATCGGAGGCTATAGAGGAGGAGCTCCAGAGCAGGAGACAGAATGGTACGATCCACTAAAGAAGAAATGGTTCCCTGGGGCAAGAATGATCCAAG GTGTAGGAAATGCCACTGCTGGTGTGATGGGAGACAAAATCTATGTGACCGGAGGCCACTATGGATTCAGAGGAAGCTGCACGTATGAGAAAATTCAGGTCTACATGTCAGATATCAAAGAGTGGAGCATTATTACAATAAGCCCTCATCCAG AGTATGGACTGTGTTCTGTGTCTCTTGAGAACAAACTTTATCTGGTCGGCGGACAGACGACGATTGCAGATTGCTATGACACACAGAGAGAGGAATGGAGCTCGATATCGGTGATGAAGGAGAGGAGAATGGAGTGCGGCGCTGCAGTCATCAATGGTTGCATCTATGTCACAGGGGGCTACTCCTATTCTAAAGGGACTTACCTGCAAAGCATTGAGAAGTACGACCCAAAATTAGACACGTGGGAGATTGTCGGGACGCTTCCTAGCCCGTCCAGGTCACAtggatgtgtctgtgtgtacagTGTTTAA
- the mettl5 gene encoding rRNA N6-adenosine-methyltransferase METTL5, which translates to MKLKELESCLQQVDTFEEPKILLEQYPTSAHIAACMLYTIHNTFDDIEAKLVADLGCGCGVLSIGAAMLEAGLCVGFDIDNDALDIFRRNVDEFELSNVDLVQCDLCSLKTEDYRNSFDTVIMNPPFGTKHNQGMDMKFLRAAITMAKTAVYSLHKTSTREHIQKKANDWGVKMEVIAELRYNLPASYKFHKKKSVDIQVDFLRFSKA; encoded by the exons ATGAAACTTAAAGAGTTGGAAAGTTGTCTACAACAAGTGGATACATTTGAAGAGCCCAAAATCCTTCTGGAACAATATCCAACCAGTGCACATATTGCCG CGTGCATGCTGTACACTATACACAACACGTTTGATGACATTGAGGCGAAACTGGTGGCGGATCTCGGATGTGGCTGTGGAGTTCTCAGCATCGGTGCGGCGATGCTCGAAGCTGG GTTATGCGTCGGCTTTGACATCGACAACGACGCGCTGGACATTTTCAGAAGAAATGTGGATGAATTCGAGCTTTCCAATGTTGATCTGGTCCAGTGTGACTTGTGTTCACTGAAGACAGAAGACTATCGTAACAGTTTTGACACTGTCATCATGAATCCTCCTTTTGGAACAAAACATAATCAGG GTATGGACATGAAGTTTTTGAGAGCTGCTATAACAATGGCAAAGACAGCTGTATATTCACTTCATAAAACATCAACACGTGAG CACATACAAAAGAAGGCAAATGATTGGGGAGTGAAGATGGAAGTCATAGCAG AACTGAGATACAACTTACCGGCATCTTATAAGTTTCACAAAAAGAAATCG GTTGACATTCAGGTGGACTTCCTTCGCTTCTCCAAAGCTTGA
- the phgdh gene encoding D-3-phosphoglycerate dehydrogenase, whose protein sequence is MASISIKSVLISESVDPRCKTILEENGIRVTEKHNMKKEELIAEIKNYDGLVVRSATKVTADVINAAANLKIIGRAGTGVDNVDVDAATKMGIIVMNTPSGNTISAAELTCALLMSLSRNVPQAAMSMRAGNWDRKKFMGSELYGKVLGIVGLGRIGKEVANRMQAFGMKTIGYDPITPVEVSATWGVEQMSLEQLWPLCDYITVHTPLMPSTVGLLSDESFAKCKRGVKVVNCARGGIIDEAALLRALESGQCGGAGLDVFVEEPPQDRSLVNHPNVICCPHLGASTKEAQARCGQDIALQIVDMVKGNKLVGAVNAQVLASTFSPDSSPLIKLGEAIGAVLQSCSVSKNPLSHVQITSQGDGMKSSASYMTAAVLVGLLNGKSDSCPNLINVLSLAEESGITVNQNHSASDEASPGTCLVEIVTDGFRYKATGTVQGGRPVLLELSGSVFRQPVSLAGNLLFFKASPSPQLLSSLVGLLAAEGVQIESFSAPAECSGASWYCVGVSSLLQDLCALKSLVQEAAQLSA, encoded by the exons ATGGCCTCCATCTCCATTAAGAGCGTTCTCATCAGCGAAAGCGTGGATCCTCGCTGCAAGACCATCCTGGAAGAAAATGGCATCCGGGTAACGGAGAAGCACAATATGAAAAAGGAGGAATTGATCGCTGAAATCAAG AACTACGACGGTCTGGTGGTGAGATCTGCTACCAAGGTGACAGCCGACGTCATCAACGCCGCCGCCAATCTCAAAATCATCGGGAGAGCCGGAACCGGTGTTGACAACGTTGACGTTGACGCCGCCACCAAAATGGGCATCATTGTCATGAA CACGCCGAGTGGCAACACCATCAGTGCGGCTGAACTGACCTGCGCTCTTCTGATGAGCCTCTCAAG AAATGTGCCTCAAGCTGCAATGTCCATGCGAGCCGGCAACTGGGATCGCAAAAAG TTCATGGGCTCGGAGCTGTACGGCAAAGTGCTTGGAATAGTTGGACTTGGAAGAATAGGAAAGGAGGTGGCCAACAGAATGCAGGCGTTTGGCATGAAG aCGATCGGCTATGACCCAATCACTCCAGTTGAGGTGTCGGCCACCTGGGGGGTGGAGCAAATGTCCCTGGAGCAACTTTGGCCTCTCTGTGACTACATCACAGTCCACACACCATTAATGCCCTCCACTGTTG GTCTACTCAGTGACGAAAGCTTTGCCAAATGCAAGAGAGGCGTCAAAGTGGTGAACTGCGCACGTGGTGGCATCATCGACGAAGCTGCCCTCCTCCGAGCTTTGGAGTCCGGACAGTGTGGAGGAGCCGGTCTTGACGTCTTTGTGGAG GAGCCCCCGCAGGATCGTTCGCTGGTCAACCATCCCAATGTGATCTGCTGTCCGCATCTGGGCGCCAGCACCAAGGAAGCCCAGGCGCGGTGCGGCCAGGACATTGCTCTGCAGATCGTCGATATGGTGAAGGGCAACAAGCTGGTGGGAGCA GTAAACGCACAAGTTTTGGCGAGCACTTTCTCTCCGGACTCTTCTCCATTGATCAAACTCGGCGAGGCCATTGGAGCTGTGCTGCAGTCGTGTAGCGTGTCAAAGAATCCGCTGAGCCATGTACAGATCACATCTCAAG GAGATGGCATGAAGTCATCAGCCAGTTACATGACGGCCGCTGTGCTGGTCGGCCTGCTTAACGGCAAATCGGACTCTTGCCCAAACCTCATCAATGTACTGAGTCTAGCTGAGGAATCTGGAATCACG GTGAACCAAAACCACAGCGCGTCGGACGAGGCTTCTCCCGGCACGTGCTTGGTGGAGATCGTGACCGACGGCTTCCGTTACAAAGCGACCGGCACCGTTCAAGGTGGCCGACCGGTCCTACTGGAGCTGAGCGGCAGTGTGTTCAGACAGCCGGTGTCGCTCGCTGGCAATTTACTGTTCTTCAAGGCTTCGCCAAGTCCTCAGCTGCTTTCATCATTGGTTG GCCTGCTAGCCGCAGAGGGAGTGCAAATTGAATCTTTCAGTGCTCCTGCAGAGTGCTCCGGTGCGAGTTGGTACTGCGTGGGGGTGTCTTCTCTCCTGCAAGATCTCTGTGCCTTGAAGTCGTTGGTTCAGGAGGCGGCACAGCTCAGTGCTTGA